GGCGGTGGGGGCGCGCAGCGATTTCGATGTCCGCGATATTGAAGTGCTTACCGGCGTAGGCGAGGTGCACCGCATCAGTGCGCCCTACAAGCTCGCAGGGCGGAGCTTTCGCCCCGACGGCACCATCATCAAGTTCCCCAATGGCCTCGCGGTCGGCGGCAACGAGATTGTCATCATGGCCGGGCCGTGCTCGGTCGAGTCGCGCGAGCAGCTTCTCACCGTAGCCGAGCAGGTGGCCACCGCTGGCGCCCGTGTGCTGCGCGGGGGCGCCTTCAAGCCGCGTTCCTCTCCATATTCGTTCCAGGGCATGGGCAAGCAGGGGCTTGAGATCCTGCGCGAAGCCGGAGACAAATTCAAGCTCCTGGTCATCAGCGAGGTCATGGAGATCTCCCAGATCCCGCTCATGCAGCCCTACATTGATATCTTCCAGGTGGGCGCGCGCAACATGCAGAACTTTAACCTGCTGCGCGAGCTGGGCAAGGTGCGCACGCCGGTGCTGCTCAAGCGCGGCATTGCAGCCACGTTTGAAGAGCTGCTGCTCTCGGCCGAGTACATCATGGCGGGCGGGAACTACGAGGTGATCCTGTGCGAGCGCGGCATTCGCACCTTTGAGACCTACACGCGCAACACGATGGATATCTCCGCGATTCCCATTATCAAAAAACTTTCACACCTGCCCATGACCGCCGATCCTTCGCATGGCACCGGACGCCGCGACAAAGTTCCTCCCATGGGACGGGCCGCAGTCGCCGCCGGAGCCGACGCTCTGCTGATCGAGGTGCATCACAACCCGGATAAGGCGCTCTCGGATGGCGCGCAATCACTTTATCCCGAGCAATTCACCAAGCTGATGCAGGAGTTGCGCTTGATTGCGTCGGCCGTGGGACGCAGTATCGCGTAGAATTTACGATTGATGATTTACGATTTCTGATTCTGTAAGAAGCCAGAGAGATGCCGGCAATTACGCTTGCCTTGCGTTTTTAATTCGTACATCGAAAATCACAAATCGTAATTATTGTGGATTTCTCACGGAACAAGACTCATGATCCGGCAGATCACCATCATCGGCGTAGGATTGATAGGGGGCTCCTTTGCGCTTGCCCTGAAGAAGCACGGCTACAAGGGCACCATCGTCGGCAGCGACCGCGAAGCTGTTCTACAACGCGCCCTGGCCAAGGGCGCGGTGGACCGTGCCGTCGCCCGCCCTGAAGAAGCTATTTCCGGCAGCGATCTCGTGCTGCTGGCCGCGCCCGTGGGCGCCATCGTGGATCTCATTGAGCGCATCGGCCCGCTGCTTCCACCCGACACTTTGCTTTCCGATACCGGCAGCACCAAAGCTGAAATCGTGTCGCGCGCGAAAGCGGTTTTTGGCGCGCAGGCCGCGCAGCGCTTTCTTGGCGGACATCCTATGGCCGGCAAAGAGAACAGCGGAGTCGAATTTGCCGACGCCACCCTGTTCGACAACGCGGTGTGGTTTCTGATTCCCGCTGGCGACCCGGCCAGCCCGCTGACCGGAAAGACGCAGGAGTTGCGCGAGCTGGTGGAGATGATTGGCGCGCGCCCGCTGCAGATGGATGTCGACCGCCACGACCGCCTGTGCGCCTGGATCAGCCACCTTCCGCAGATGATCTCTACCGCGCTGGCGGCGACGCTGGAAGAAGAATTCGGCGACGATCCCGAACTGCACAGCATTGGCGGACGCGCCCTGCGCGAGATGACCCGCATCTCTTCCAGTTCTTATTCCATGTGGCGCGACATTGCCCATACCAACACAGAAAATATCCAGGAGGCGTTGCTGCAACTGGAGCAGCGGCTGGCCTATATCCGCGAAAACCTGCGGACGCCGGGCCTGCGCGACGAGTTTGACCTCGCGAATAAGTTCAATTCGCCTAAGACAGAGAAGGGAACGGATAGTTAAAAACAGCTCCAAGTTGCAAGCTCCAAGCTCGAAGGGAGATCCTTCAGTGCGCGTCCGGTATGCCAAGCAGAGCTGTCTCATAACTGAGTATTGCTTTTAATCCCTTGTTCCACGTAGGTCCCTCATTACTTATTACTCCCCCCCATTACTTGGAGTAGTGGACGCCGCTCTAAGTCCTTAGCAATCAATTTCTTACGACTAAGGACGGAGTAGTCTAAAAACAGCTCCGGGTTGCAATACAGTACTTAGCTGTCAGTACTCAGCACACAGAAAAGCAACCGCAAAGGCTTTCGCCGCAGATGGATGCAGATCAACGCGGATTTTCAGAGGATTTGGCAGCCCCCACTTGCTAGCTTGTGGTTGAAGTGCCCCAAATCGCGTCTGCCCCGCGTCGTTATTGGCGAGAATCGAGCCAGGTTGCGGGACTAGCTGGGTAGTCAGTTGCCGGTTTCCTGTGACCAGTTGCCAGAGGAAAGGAGTT
The Terriglobales bacterium DNA segment above includes these coding regions:
- the aroF gene encoding 3-deoxy-7-phosphoheptulonate synthase; translated protein: MIVAMQESASEEQIQQVIERLVEMGFEVHRSTGARQTVLGAVGARSDFDVRDIEVLTGVGEVHRISAPYKLAGRSFRPDGTIIKFPNGLAVGGNEIVIMAGPCSVESREQLLTVAEQVATAGARVLRGGAFKPRSSPYSFQGMGKQGLEILREAGDKFKLLVISEVMEISQIPLMQPYIDIFQVGARNMQNFNLLRELGKVRTPVLLKRGIAATFEELLLSAEYIMAGGNYEVILCERGIRTFETYTRNTMDISAIPIIKKLSHLPMTADPSHGTGRRDKVPPMGRAAVAAGADALLIEVHHNPDKALSDGAQSLYPEQFTKLMQELRLIASAVGRSIA
- a CDS encoding prephenate dehydrogenase/arogenate dehydrogenase family protein codes for the protein MIRQITIIGVGLIGGSFALALKKHGYKGTIVGSDREAVLQRALAKGAVDRAVARPEEAISGSDLVLLAAPVGAIVDLIERIGPLLPPDTLLSDTGSTKAEIVSRAKAVFGAQAAQRFLGGHPMAGKENSGVEFADATLFDNAVWFLIPAGDPASPLTGKTQELRELVEMIGARPLQMDVDRHDRLCAWISHLPQMISTALAATLEEEFGDDPELHSIGGRALREMTRISSSSYSMWRDIAHTNTENIQEALLQLEQRLAYIRENLRTPGLRDEFDLANKFNSPKTEKGTDS